In Mangifera indica cultivar Alphonso chromosome 1, CATAS_Mindica_2.1, whole genome shotgun sequence, a single genomic region encodes these proteins:
- the LOC123192145 gene encoding uncharacterized protein LOC123192145, giving the protein MEGLIPFVYRAIMQNKNGNGGPLGSWLSKSPSASYIRLPGDSGRFQASDMSLFQPDFGFSTSTTSAPASSSSTTTTTAQIILSNGVQSPVCRLTSRRVAA; this is encoded by the coding sequence atggAGGGTCTTATTCCTTTTGTTTATAGAGCCATCATGCAAAACAAGAATGGAAATGGAGGCCCTTTAGGGTCCTGGTTGAGTAAGTCGCCATCGGCTTCGTACATAAGGCTTCCAGGTGATTCAGGCCGGTTTCAGGCTTCTGATATGAGTCTGTTTCAACCCGATTTTGGCTTCTCAACATCGACAACATCAGCTccagcttcttcttcttctactactactactaccgCACAGATTATCTTATCAAACGGAGTTCAATCTCCTGTTTGTCGCCTGACTTCTCGTCGAGTTGCTGCTTGA